Proteins from a genomic interval of Methanohalophilus levihalophilus:
- a CDS encoding P-loop NTPase fold protein gives MYQFNLLSDEVSDDDYFEDKTHENVAETLFNLIDSNDRGFTIGLEGEWGSGKSTVISILKKKLEGKAFHYFYFDAWAHEGDHLRRIFLESLLDQLGMKSRKIDELKAKISNRTRKTFTHTNQYGTTLGKLMAFSVMAVPLGAGLVSGVDSSQLSFQWGGNPHWPFWIGVILSIMPFFVVVANIGYLAARKEDGMKSLFNANNWVFLERKDDVTATQEISSEEERSSIEFERYFGDIMDELFKDNPSSKLVIVVDNLDRIEAKDSLKIWSTLQTFLQKRNPSNSGCQWYENIWIIVPHDKNGLSKLWENKEHLDEDNYGECGKNSNGFSSSACAKSFFDKCFQIRLEVPKPVLTGWEGFARKMIDQAFVNWNEEDKITVFRILQLTRKHVGDAPTPREIKNYVNQVGLLRLHVFKEIPVESIAYYVIHKYLYNTDTEKIKENLKDGQLPEETDRHFLPSECDKHLAGIVFGVSPEIGQQLLLEPEIEKDLQDGNGEQLKDLMRMHGDGFWSVFDLHISRLSTHFDLFKYSKAIYEELWEDYGYKCTQFVQKAQKSFLVDPSTLPINENIDGYLPIIKMSSDKDFLESVWNNALADLGEKIRTRDGFDYESNVRGVEKIAESMGNTSFQGMTLHDIDSKNWIKWAQASNLQQIPAYKWVLPPQDIVDSIAENIPPSPSIVPGTKELFIYSINSGIRKWEMLPQACQNHIFWNNGTASNGNQPSREALDILIWLTFYCESCRDKIAELLKTGQFHNFVYHHQDQTLDIDSAFIMAYYFKNKLHDIKVPPLANSINGFQLMRDVWLTRNKENAKGMFENLKKFNQLDILWELAENPENKLVADILELAVDNEIADLFSCSESLNKLHFVMALIGDDSSGINAKLLDEFMKHSEIGNEIKSSSTLDVSNYSDELLLILKKTTDKEILDTLASALVRLEKEGWDTCFAEDTSLADLALMMKAKKSSFSLGNAFLNSIFEIAEQWAMDDIHLNAQQKERWHKFVDLLGDSFQKRYKDKITKLILDEHFSVTDEFYEYNKQFVEYKKLVTDGRSDIQDLVEESLKEDGDFISLGFLDTVLENDVNRDFLPASHIPDVLSDPFHELYWAQKDVEKQDLLKRIAKKFKVEIEEQTPESDDDTDDSTVEDSIGEE, from the coding sequence ATGTACCAATTCAACCTTCTTTCAGATGAAGTTTCAGATGACGATTATTTTGAAGATAAGACTCACGAAAATGTAGCTGAAACATTGTTTAATCTAATAGACTCTAATGATCGAGGCTTTACAATCGGTTTGGAAGGAGAATGGGGCTCCGGAAAATCAACAGTAATTTCTATTTTAAAAAAGAAACTTGAGGGAAAAGCTTTCCATTATTTTTATTTTGATGCATGGGCACATGAAGGCGATCATCTTCGGAGGATATTTTTAGAATCTTTGTTAGATCAGTTGGGCATGAAGAGTAGAAAAATCGATGAGCTAAAAGCAAAGATTTCAAATCGCACTCGTAAAACCTTTACTCACACAAATCAATATGGTACAACTCTTGGGAAACTGATGGCATTTTCAGTCATGGCTGTTCCACTGGGTGCTGGCCTTGTTTCAGGAGTTGATAGTTCACAACTATCATTTCAATGGGGTGGAAACCCACATTGGCCTTTTTGGATTGGGGTAATTCTATCAATAATGCCTTTTTTTGTTGTTGTTGCGAATATTGGCTACTTAGCTGCACGCAAAGAAGATGGTATGAAAAGTTTGTTCAATGCAAATAACTGGGTATTTTTAGAACGTAAAGATGACGTAACCGCTACTCAGGAAATATCTTCTGAAGAGGAGCGTTCTTCAATTGAGTTTGAAAGATATTTTGGCGACATCATGGATGAGCTTTTCAAGGATAACCCTTCTAGCAAGCTAGTTATCGTTGTTGATAATTTAGATCGTATTGAAGCAAAAGATTCTTTGAAAATTTGGTCAACTCTGCAAACGTTTCTTCAGAAGAGAAATCCTTCAAATTCTGGTTGTCAATGGTATGAAAATATCTGGATTATTGTACCTCATGACAAAAATGGACTTTCTAAACTTTGGGAAAATAAGGAACATTTGGACGAAGACAATTACGGGGAATGTGGAAAAAATTCAAATGGTTTTAGCAGTAGTGCATGTGCAAAATCGTTCTTTGATAAATGTTTCCAAATACGTCTTGAAGTTCCAAAACCCGTTTTGACTGGCTGGGAAGGCTTTGCTCGAAAAATGATAGATCAAGCGTTTGTAAATTGGAATGAAGAGGACAAAATAACAGTTTTTAGGATTCTACAATTAACACGTAAGCATGTTGGGGATGCTCCGACTCCTCGTGAAATTAAGAATTATGTTAATCAAGTTGGTCTGCTGAGGTTGCATGTCTTCAAAGAAATTCCAGTAGAAAGTATAGCCTACTACGTAATTCACAAATATTTGTATAATACCGATACTGAAAAAATAAAAGAGAACTTGAAAGACGGTCAATTGCCTGAAGAAACTGACAGGCATTTTTTGCCTTCTGAATGTGACAAACACTTAGCAGGGATTGTTTTTGGTGTTAGTCCAGAAATAGGTCAGCAATTACTTCTTGAACCTGAAATTGAAAAAGATTTGCAAGATGGAAATGGGGAACAATTAAAAGATTTGATGAGAATGCATGGGGATGGATTCTGGTCTGTATTTGATCTTCATATAAGCAGATTATCAACACATTTTGATTTGTTCAAATACTCTAAAGCAATTTATGAAGAGTTATGGGAAGATTATGGGTATAAATGCACTCAATTTGTGCAAAAGGCACAAAAATCGTTTTTAGTAGATCCGTCGACTCTCCCAATAAATGAAAACATTGACGGTTATTTGCCAATAATCAAAATGTCCTCAGACAAGGATTTCCTTGAATCAGTTTGGAATAATGCTTTAGCAGATCTAGGAGAAAAAATTAGGACACGCGATGGGTTTGACTACGAAAGCAATGTTAGAGGTGTTGAAAAAATAGCTGAGAGTATGGGAAACACATCTTTCCAAGGGATGACGCTCCACGATATTGATTCGAAAAATTGGATAAAATGGGCTCAAGCTTCTAATTTGCAACAAATACCAGCTTATAAGTGGGTTCTTCCTCCACAAGATATAGTAGATTCCATTGCTGAGAACATCCCTCCTTCTCCTTCAATTGTACCTGGTACAAAAGAACTCTTCATTTACTCTATTAATTCGGGAATAAGGAAATGGGAAATGCTTCCTCAAGCATGTCAAAACCACATATTTTGGAATAATGGTACGGCATCGAACGGGAATCAACCATCTAGGGAAGCACTTGATATTTTAATTTGGCTGACATTTTATTGTGAATCTTGTAGGGATAAGATAGCAGAGTTGCTCAAAACAGGACAATTCCATAACTTTGTCTATCATCATCAAGATCAGACTTTGGATATTGATTCTGCCTTCATAATGGCTTACTATTTCAAAAACAAATTGCATGATATTAAAGTTCCACCACTTGCTAATTCAATAAATGGATTTCAATTGATGCGTGATGTTTGGCTAACCAGAAACAAAGAGAATGCAAAAGGGATGTTTGAAAATCTGAAAAAATTCAATCAGCTTGACATTTTGTGGGAGCTTGCTGAAAATCCAGAAAATAAGCTTGTTGCTGACATTCTTGAATTGGCTGTTGACAATGAAATTGCAGACTTGTTTAGTTGCTCAGAATCGCTCAATAAATTGCACTTTGTAATGGCGTTAATTGGAGATGATTCAAGCGGTATAAATGCTAAATTATTAGATGAGTTCATGAAGCATTCGGAAATCGGAAATGAGATAAAATCCTCCTCAACTTTAGACGTTTCAAATTATTCAGATGAACTTCTTTTGATTTTGAAGAAAACGACTGATAAGGAAATACTTGATACTCTTGCATCAGCTTTAGTCCGACTAGAAAAAGAAGGATGGGATACATGTTTTGCTGAGGATACCTCTCTTGCAGACCTCGCCTTAATGATGAAGGCTAAGAAATCGAGCTTTTCACTCGGAAATGCATTTTTGAATTCAATTTTTGAAATCGCTGAACAATGGGCTATGGATGATATTCATTTAAATGCTCAACAAAAGGAAAGATGGCATAAGTTTGTGGATCTACTTGGGGACAGTTTCCAAAAACGCTACAAAGATAAAATCACTAAACTAATTCTTGACGAACACTTTTCTGTAACAGATGAATTTTATGAATATAATAAACAATTTGTTGAATACAAAAAACTAGTGACAGACGGTAGATCTGATATTCAAGATCTAGTTGAAGAATCTCTAAAAGAAGACGGTGATTTTATTAGCTTAGGGTTCTTGGATACAGTTTTAGAAAATGATGTGAATAGAGATTTTCTTCCTGCGTCACATATTCCAGATGTTCTCTCAGATCCTTTTCACGAGTTATACTGGGCTCAAAAGGATGTGGAAAAGCAGGATCTTCTTAAACGAATAGCTAAAAAATTCAAAGTTGAAATTGAGGAGCAAACACCAGAGTCCGATGATGATACAGATGACTCAACAGTTGAAGATTCTATTGGTGAAGAATAA
- a CDS encoding methylenetetrahydrofolate reductase, with the protein MSLKTKVTYNPGMTSTFRDKLNSNQFIITTEISPPKGVDPASALEDAEFVRDYVDAFNITDNQRAVMRMSPLAMGKLLLDAGHEVIMQLTCRDRNRLALQSDLLGAYGLGVRNICLMTGDYPTKGDHPGSKPVYDLDAVQLLQAVSRMENGKDMAGNSLESTPVFVKGAVCNTDPENVMQLVKLEKKARVGLDFLQTQAVYDVGRFEDFVESISHLEVPILAGLIPLKSVKMAEFMNKNVPGIKVDNELIFRLESSEDPAKEGALICAEHIRELKKICRGIHLMPVGNNRSIPTILELSGLYEK; encoded by the coding sequence ATGAGTTTAAAAACCAAAGTCACATATAATCCCGGGATGACTTCCACATTCCGTGACAAACTCAACTCAAACCAATTCATCATTACCACAGAAATCTCTCCGCCCAAGGGCGTTGATCCGGCATCAGCCCTTGAAGATGCAGAATTTGTCAGGGATTACGTGGATGCCTTCAATATCACTGACAACCAGCGTGCTGTCATGCGGATGTCTCCTCTGGCAATGGGAAAACTCCTGCTGGATGCCGGTCATGAAGTTATCATGCAGCTCACCTGCCGGGATCGCAACCGTCTTGCATTGCAATCCGATCTTCTCGGTGCTTACGGGCTTGGTGTGCGGAATATCTGTCTTATGACAGGGGACTACCCCACAAAGGGCGATCACCCCGGCTCGAAACCTGTATACGATCTCGATGCTGTGCAACTCCTGCAAGCCGTAAGCCGTATGGAAAATGGTAAGGATATGGCTGGAAATTCACTGGAATCAACACCTGTCTTTGTGAAAGGGGCGGTGTGCAATACCGATCCTGAGAACGTAATGCAATTAGTAAAACTTGAGAAAAAGGCACGTGTGGGGCTGGATTTCCTTCAGACTCAGGCTGTCTATGATGTGGGACGGTTTGAGGATTTCGTTGAGAGCATTTCCCATCTGGAAGTTCCCATACTTGCCGGATTGATTCCTCTTAAATCCGTAAAGATGGCAGAATTTATGAACAAAAACGTTCCCGGAATAAAAGTGGATAATGAACTGATTTTCCGTTTGGAATCCTCGGAAGACCCGGCTAAGGAAGGAGCTTTAATATGTGCGGAACATATCCGGGAGCTGAAAAAGATTTGCAGGGGAATTCACCTTATGCCAGTTGGTAACAATCGCAGCATCCCGACAATTCTTGAACTAAGCGGCTTATACGAAAAATAA
- the thiC gene encoding phosphomethylpyrimidine synthase ThiC: MDITMLTQIDHAKNGTVTPEMQYVAKKEGMDENTVLSRVAEGSLVIMVRDGCPPTAIGKGASTKINVNLGTSAASINPASELQKAAIAEKYGADTITDLSMGGSISRIRKSIFENTTLPITTVPIYQAIVEKGLKTVTEDDIISYLRLQVEEGVSSVVLHCVDKKMLETVKGSGRVMGMVSKGGSFTSVFMLTNDCDNPYLNNFEEVLDILREKDVVLSLGNTMRSGCIHDPRDPAQLMEMQTNANLANLANKAGVQVIIEGMGGHVAASAIPEFVELYKSTSPHPLFVAGPLPTDVALGYDHIAGAVGASMATGAGADYLCYITPSEHLALPTPDQVREGLVAFKIAAHIGDSIKYGISEKDRLLAERRASFDWEGQMELAFDSDRPRDICPMVGPCSMCGEYCAIQIMGEYLEGKE; the protein is encoded by the coding sequence ATGGACATAACAATGCTCACGCAGATTGATCATGCAAAAAACGGTACAGTAACTCCTGAAATGCAATATGTTGCAAAAAAGGAAGGTATGGACGAAAACACGGTTCTTTCCCGTGTGGCTGAGGGAAGTCTTGTAATAATGGTCAGGGATGGCTGCCCACCAACTGCCATAGGTAAAGGTGCATCCACAAAGATCAATGTTAACCTTGGTACGTCTGCTGCAAGCATCAATCCCGCTTCTGAATTGCAAAAAGCTGCAATCGCCGAAAAATATGGCGCTGATACAATTACTGATCTTTCTATGGGTGGCAGCATTTCAAGAATCAGGAAGAGCATTTTTGAAAACACTACGCTTCCAATTACCACGGTTCCGATATATCAGGCAATTGTTGAAAAAGGTCTTAAAACTGTAACAGAAGACGATATTATTTCATACCTGAGATTGCAGGTTGAAGAGGGTGTAAGTTCTGTTGTTCTTCATTGTGTCGATAAGAAAATGCTCGAAACCGTAAAAGGCTCAGGCAGGGTAATGGGCATGGTCTCAAAGGGCGGTTCCTTTACCAGTGTTTTCATGCTCACCAATGATTGCGATAATCCTTACCTTAACAACTTTGAAGAGGTTCTTGATATCCTGAGGGAGAAGGATGTCGTTCTTTCCCTTGGAAATACAATGCGAAGTGGCTGTATACACGATCCAAGGGATCCTGCGCAGCTGATGGAGATGCAGACCAATGCCAATCTTGCTAATCTTGCCAACAAGGCCGGTGTGCAGGTAATTATTGAAGGAATGGGTGGACATGTTGCAGCATCCGCAATTCCTGAATTTGTTGAACTCTACAAATCAACATCTCCGCATCCTCTTTTTGTTGCCGGTCCCCTGCCAACGGATGTTGCACTAGGTTATGACCACATCGCGGGGGCTGTTGGTGCAAGTATGGCAACTGGGGCAGGCGCTGATTACCTTTGCTACATAACTCCTTCCGAACACCTTGCCCTTCCAACTCCTGATCAGGTTCGTGAGGGGTTGGTGGCATTTAAGATTGCAGCTCATATTGGGGATTCAATTAAATACGGGATAAGTGAAAAAGATCGACTGCTGGCCGAGAGGCGTGCAAGTTTTGACTGGGAAGGGCAGATGGAACTTGCCTTCGATTCTGACAGACCAAGGGATATTTGTCCCATGGTTGGCCCATGTTCCATGTGCGGGGAGTATTGTGCTATTCAGATAATGGGGGAGTACCTTGAAGGTAAAGAGTGA
- the cofE gene encoding coenzyme F420-0:L-glutamate ligase, translating into MKVKSDNAGKFIGLLGIRTELIKPGDSIVAILEAAFEENDIFPEDGDIVVLAESAVATAENRVVKLSEVEPGQEAVRYAHRFSLDPREMELVLLECDEVFGGVAGAALTITKGNLSPNAGIDGSNAPEGHVVLLPEDAQKSAGQIRKAFNDKYGCRVGIIIGDSRTQPMRLGCVGIALGTSGIVPVEDSRGSLDLFGKPLSITHKAVADNLVSAAQLVMGEAGERIPCVIIRNSGIRIVDADVPMPLFSSDECMYFSNIRKSPGKDI; encoded by the coding sequence TTGAAGGTAAAGAGTGACAATGCCGGCAAATTCATAGGATTGCTCGGTATCCGGACCGAACTGATAAAGCCGGGTGATTCCATTGTTGCAATTCTTGAGGCTGCTTTTGAAGAAAATGACATCTTCCCTGAAGATGGGGATATAGTCGTTCTTGCGGAATCAGCTGTTGCAACGGCAGAAAACAGGGTTGTAAAACTGTCTGAGGTGGAACCGGGACAGGAGGCTGTCCGCTATGCTCACAGATTCAGCCTTGATCCGAGGGAAATGGAACTCGTGCTCCTTGAATGTGATGAAGTATTCGGTGGAGTTGCCGGTGCAGCACTGACTATCACAAAAGGAAATCTGTCCCCGAATGCTGGAATTGATGGCTCAAATGCTCCTGAAGGGCACGTTGTACTGTTGCCTGAAGATGCGCAAAAGAGTGCCGGTCAAATCAGGAAAGCTTTTAATGATAAATACGGTTGTAGAGTAGGAATCATAATAGGGGATAGCAGGACACAACCCATGCGGCTTGGATGTGTTGGGATTGCCCTTGGAACTTCCGGTATTGTTCCGGTTGAGGATTCACGGGGTTCTCTTGATCTTTTTGGCAAACCTCTGAGCATTACTCACAAGGCTGTTGCAGACAACCTTGTTTCAGCAGCCCAGCTGGTTATGGGAGAGGCCGGAGAACGGATTCCCTGTGTTATAATACGGAACTCAGGAATCAGGATTGTCGATGCAGATGTACCGATGCCTCTGTTTTCAAGCGATGAATGCATGTATTTCAGCAACATCCGCAAATCTCCCGGAAAAGACATTTAA
- a CDS encoding thioredoxin family protein encodes MSNVVLLDFSATWCGPCQMQKPILKEIEDEMGDKVEVKLIDVDQHPDLAGKYGIHAVPTLIIEKDGAEVRRFTGVTSKDVLNSELSQLL; translated from the coding sequence ATGAGCAATGTTGTTTTACTTGATTTTAGCGCTACATGGTGTGGCCCTTGCCAGATGCAGAAACCAATCCTCAAGGAAATCGAGGATGAAATGGGAGACAAAGTCGAAGTCAAGCTTATTGATGTGGATCAGCACCCGGATCTCGCAGGTAAATACGGGATCCACGCAGTACCCACACTAATCATCGAAAAGGATGGAGCTGAAGTTCGCCGCTTTACCGGCGTAACCAGCAAGGATGTCCTTAACTCAGAGTTATCACAATTACTCTGA
- a CDS encoding MBL fold metallo-hydrolase encodes MGLLVYRQKNSRGGFKPHIGLKFRSKEGDVLSFVVDTTRTPQKYPQPDAYLITHAHSDHHGSSAMRSERAACTEKTAKALELRHGKNYEGNLVTENGEGEIADVKVRTYSTGHTEGSVAFGWENENGVRILVTGDVKDASNLPKCDVLITEANYGDPGDPFCHFKDDLEAFEEVLFSEERVAFGAYSFGKAQRAVQLIRQMGYEGPISMESTSLELTRSLTHEAGELVDIGMSEKVSIVPPHHLGKLSSSISKYVLSARQDHPFPSVCLSDHLDAPGLVDMVEQIDPEAVVVYHPTGHRPSRFASHLCSLGFEAISTENISNVLSNEFL; translated from the coding sequence ATGGGTTTACTGGTCTACCGGCAGAAAAATTCACGTGGTGGGTTTAAACCACATATAGGTCTCAAATTCAGATCCAAAGAAGGGGACGTGCTCTCATTTGTGGTTGATACAACCCGTACTCCTCAGAAATATCCTCAACCGGATGCTTATCTCATCACCCATGCTCATTCTGATCATCATGGCAGCTCAGCTATGCGCTCCGAGAGGGCTGCCTGCACGGAGAAAACGGCGAAAGCACTTGAGTTGCGTCATGGAAAGAATTATGAAGGTAATCTTGTCACTGAAAATGGTGAAGGTGAAATTGCCGATGTAAAAGTCCGGACTTATAGCACTGGGCACACGGAAGGCTCTGTGGCTTTTGGCTGGGAAAACGAAAACGGGGTTCGCATTCTGGTCACAGGTGACGTAAAGGATGCATCAAATTTGCCGAAATGTGATGTACTCATAACCGAAGCAAACTACGGTGATCCCGGAGATCCGTTCTGCCACTTTAAAGATGATCTGGAAGCTTTTGAAGAGGTTCTTTTTTCAGAGGAAAGAGTTGCTTTTGGTGCTTATTCATTTGGAAAAGCACAAAGAGCAGTGCAATTAATCCGGCAGATGGGGTATGAGGGCCCGATTTCCATGGAGTCTACTTCTCTTGAACTTACACGTTCCCTGACTCATGAGGCAGGTGAACTGGTTGATATCGGGATGTCGGAAAAGGTAAGCATAGTTCCACCTCATCATCTTGGAAAGCTTTCTTCCTCAATTTCCAAATATGTGTTGTCCGCCAGGCAGGATCATCCTTTTCCCTCGGTTTGTCTCAGTGACCACCTTGATGCACCGGGCCTTGTGGATATGGTTGAGCAAATAGATCCGGAAGCTGTTGTGGTCTACCATCCTACCGGACATCGGCCGTCACGATTTGCTTCCCATTTATGCTCACTCGGCTTTGAAGCAATTTCCACTGAGAATATCTCAAATGTATTGAGCAATGAGTTCCTGTGA
- a CDS encoding EMC6-like membrane protein, which produces MKKNTKESSKNAEEKASSAKTADSAGKIAIKEMTPEEKRTSQIQGIIKTAVAAYLGVVAGAIAYFQLDAATGTQWYALLAIIAILAYYVQRLIFPILKIDPKEFGIKGWLYVEFIVIDFCLVTWTLLLN; this is translated from the coding sequence TTGAAGAAAAATACTAAGGAAAGCTCCAAAAACGCTGAAGAAAAAGCTTCTTCTGCAAAAACAGCAGATTCTGCTGGCAAAATAGCTATCAAGGAGATGACCCCTGAAGAAAAGCGTACCTCGCAGATTCAGGGCATTATCAAAACCGCAGTTGCTGCATATCTTGGAGTTGTGGCCGGAGCAATTGCTTATTTCCAGCTTGATGCAGCTACTGGCACACAGTGGTATGCTTTGCTTGCTATCATTGCAATACTTGCTTATTATGTACAGCGCCTGATCTTTCCGATACTTAAGATCGATCCAAAAGAATTCGGTATCAAGGGATGGCTCTATGTTGAATTCATCGTAATCGATTTCTGTCTTGTTACCTGGACTCTTCTGCTTAATTGA
- a CDS encoding ribosome biogenesis/translation initiation ATPase RLI yields MRIAILNRDRCQPRRCSHECEKFCPRVRTGDETIVFGDDGKPIISEEMCVGCGICINKCPFDAIMIIGLPEELDKPTHRYGENGFALYGLPTPEVGRVSGILGPNGIGKSTCVQILSGNMIPNFGEGNTDWDVVLEHFAGTSMYDYFKKVADGAVRLSQKPQYVDMIPKAFKGKTRDLLAGVDDSGKLDDLIERLSLSHIIDRNIGDLSGGELQRVAIAACAAKDADFYFFDEISPYLDIHQRIKVSQLIQEIAEDRAVLVVEHDLAILDMLSDAVHIAYGMPAGYGVITHPKGVRVAINQYLKGYLPEENVRVRPDAITFEVHPPRSETDVATLVEYDSFTRSYEGGFSMNVDEGSLKEGEVLGIVGPNGIGKSTFVKVLAGVEEPDEGEMDLDVEISYKPQYIKADQPIPVNFFLRGISKKFDSSYYQSEIAAPLNLEKLYDRLLTDLSGGELQRVAIAACLSRDADMYILDEPSAHLDVEQRALATKTIKRFAENSKKTAMVVDHDIYMIDMLSERLIVFEGEPAIHGLAHSPTGMQEGMNKFLANLDITFRRDEDTRRPRVNKKDSNLDRKQKSMGEYYYYNVGE; encoded by the coding sequence ATGCGAATTGCAATATTAAACAGGGATAGGTGTCAGCCCCGCAGATGTAGTCATGAATGTGAAAAATTTTGTCCTCGGGTGAGAACCGGGGATGAGACTATTGTTTTTGGAGATGACGGGAAACCCATTATTTCCGAGGAAATGTGTGTGGGATGTGGCATTTGCATAAACAAATGTCCCTTTGATGCTATAATGATTATCGGCTTGCCCGAAGAACTGGATAAGCCAACCCATAGATACGGGGAAAATGGTTTTGCTCTCTATGGCCTTCCGACACCTGAAGTTGGAAGGGTATCAGGTATCCTGGGTCCCAATGGTATCGGAAAAAGTACCTGTGTCCAGATACTTTCCGGGAATATGATCCCCAATTTCGGGGAAGGAAATACCGACTGGGACGTCGTGCTGGAGCATTTTGCCGGTACTTCCATGTACGATTATTTCAAAAAGGTTGCAGATGGTGCAGTGCGTCTTTCCCAGAAACCGCAATATGTGGATATGATTCCCAAGGCTTTCAAGGGTAAAACCCGTGATCTCCTTGCCGGTGTCGATGATTCCGGTAAGCTCGATGACCTAATTGAAAGACTTTCACTATCACATATAATTGACCGCAATATAGGCGATTTAAGCGGCGGTGAGCTGCAGCGTGTTGCAATTGCCGCGTGTGCTGCTAAAGATGCGGATTTCTATTTCTTTGATGAAATCAGTCCTTATCTTGATATCCACCAGAGAATCAAAGTTTCCCAGCTTATTCAGGAAATCGCAGAGGATAGGGCGGTGCTCGTGGTTGAGCACGATCTCGCCATCCTTGATATGCTTTCCGATGCGGTGCACATTGCATATGGTATGCCAGCAGGGTACGGCGTGATTACTCACCCCAAGGGTGTAAGGGTTGCAATAAACCAGTACCTAAAGGGTTATTTACCCGAGGAAAACGTACGTGTAAGGCCGGATGCCATTACTTTTGAAGTTCATCCACCAAGATCTGAAACTGATGTAGCAACCCTTGTGGAGTATGACAGTTTCACGAGAAGCTATGAGGGCGGTTTCTCCATGAATGTGGATGAAGGTTCCCTTAAGGAAGGTGAAGTGCTCGGTATTGTAGGGCCAAATGGTATAGGCAAGTCCACATTTGTGAAAGTACTCGCAGGCGTTGAGGAACCTGACGAAGGGGAAATGGATCTGGATGTTGAGATATCCTATAAACCCCAGTACATCAAAGCGGATCAGCCAATCCCTGTGAACTTTTTCCTGAGGGGTATATCCAAGAAATTTGATTCAAGCTATTACCAGTCTGAAATTGCAGCACCTCTCAACCTTGAGAAGCTGTATGACAGGCTTCTTACCGATCTCAGTGGTGGCGAACTGCAGAGGGTAGCTATCGCTGCATGTCTTTCCCGTGATGCGGACATGTACATTCTTGACGAACCCAGTGCACACCTTGATGTTGAGCAGCGTGCTCTTGCAACAAAGACTATCAAGCGGTTTGCGGAAAACAGCAAGAAGACCGCCATGGTTGTTGACCATGACATCTATATGATTGATATGTTGAGTGAGAGGCTCATTGTGTTTGAAGGTGAACCGGCGATCCATGGTTTGGCTCACTCTCCCACAGGCATGCAGGAAGGCATGAACAAGTTCCTTGCTAACCTCGATATTACTTTCAGGAGGGATGAGGACACTCGCAGGCCACGTGTTAACAAAAAGGATTCAAACCTTGATCGGAAACAGAAGTCCATGGGCGAGTATTACTATTACAATGTCGGAGAGTGA